The DNA region TGTAACTGACAAAATATTTTATTTGTTTGAACATAATTTATTTTTTTTCAAAAAAAACGGGAAATAAGTCAAGCTCATTTCCCGTAGAATTTAATGTTTTATTCGTTAATTAATGGATTACATTTAATTTAAGTTTAGTCGAATTGCTTCCTAATGTAATATGAATGAAATAAACACCTGGAATTAAAGTATCAGTTGCTATTTCAATTTCATTTTTACCCGGTATAAGCTTTTTCAAGACAGAACCAAGCACTATTTTACCTTGTTCGTTTACAAGTGATATTGAAACTTTTTCAGATTTAGTTGCAATTATCGAAAGTGTTGTTTTGTCATTTGTAGGATTTGGATATAAGTTTACCATTGAAATGGTTGCATCATTGCCATTAACTCCAGTTAGTACGTCTCCCTGTAAGCCAAAATTGTAATTTCCTTCATCAATATCATTGTTCAATATATTGATGATTGAAGTATGGGTTCCGCCTGAGGTTGGAGTAAATCTTACTGTAATACTTTGAGACCCACCAACTGGTATTGTCATTGGAAATGCAGTTGGGGAAACCAAAGTAAATTCTGAAGCATTTAAACCAATGAATTGTATCTTATTGATATTTAAAATTCCTAATCCTGTGTTTTGTATTTCAAAACTTTTATCTATAAAGTTTCCAATAGTAGTAACTCCAAATAAAGTATTGTTATAAGAAAGTGGATTAATATCTCCATCAATAATATCTAAACCATTGCCTGACACATTTATTTCTGGATTTGAATTATACGTATCAGGATTAAACATAGCAAGGAGTTGTCCGCCTTCATAAACAGCTCCTGAAATAGAATAATGGGCCTGATCTACTAATAAAAATTTCCCAGGACCTAAAATGCTTTGAGCATCAATAATTCCTGAAGATTCTTCGTCTTGTGTCAAGTAATTTTCTTTGCCTTGAATAAATCTTTCAGGATCATGGTGTCCAATTTCTTTTAATTCATCGGTGGCAATCGTGTATTGCCAAATTTTTCCGATATGTACATTGTTACCAACATCTTCTTGAAGAAAGATATGTCCGGAATTGTCAATTGTTATATTATCAAGCATTTTTTGTCCTTCGGTCCCGTCTAAGATGGCAGTAATGAAACCGCCTAGAGCTGGATTATTAATATTTGAAAACTCTAATTTCCACAACCTGCTTGGACTGTTAAATGCATTTGTTGTGACAAAATAAAATACATTAGGGTTTGAAGGATCCCAAACCCCATCTTCAGGTCTTAAAAAATTGGTTACTCCGAGATTATTGCTCTTATTATTTAAGGCGGTTCCTGAAGAATCACGAACATTTCCCAGATCAATCAAATTAAATTTTGTATTTGCATTCGGAATACTTGCACTGATTTCAGTCAGTAATCCTGAAACACTTATTCCATATAATTTACCATTTGTTAAGCCTGCTTTGTCAACTTCACTTCCTGAATTTGTTTTAGTACCTTCATAAATATAAACCTGTCCAGGAGTTGAATCATCTAACCCGACAACAATTGTTTTGTCTTGAGCAAAAGGGCAAGCAATCGAATTTTCCCATGAAAATTTACCGAGTGAGGGCAATTCATAGCTTGTGCCTTCATTTGCTCCAGTTACAATGTGCGCAAATGCACGTCCTTCATTTCCTGTTTCTTCCCCGTTCATGTAGATACGTTCGGTTACACCCAATCCGGTGGCTTCATTAAAAAATGCTGAAATTGCTGGTAAATCTGCTGAGCAAAATCTGCTAAATGATTTTCTTGAATTTGAATCAATTGGATTGTAAGTTGTATATCCTGTACCATTCCATAAGTTTACGATTTTTACTAAATCACTGCCGCTTGTCACTGCAAGATTATTTTTATTAATAATCCATTTTGAAATGAAGGCACCATTTGCACCATGCGCCCGTTTAGCTCCATTTCCACTAGGTATTTCATGATTTACTAATAATGTAAAAGTTTCATCTTCATTATCAAAAACTCCTGTACCATCAGGAATACCAGTCATGCTGTACCCATTGCCAACTAAATCACCTGCTGTTAGAATTGCATTGAAATTTACTCCAGGACTTGATGGAAGCAAATAAGGTGTGTTTGTGCTGCTCGGACCGGCACCTAGAGATGCTTTGTAAGTATCTGGATTGAACATAGATAATATCTGGCCTCCTTCATATATACTACTACCAATAGAATAATGAGCTTGGTCAACCAGTAAAAATCTTCCGGGTCCAAGAATATTTTGTACATCTATGATTCCAGATGATTCTTCATCTTGTGTTAGAAAATTTGCCCCTCCGTTGGTAAAACGGATAGAATCGTGTTGTGCAATTTGTTTTAACTGGTCAGTTGCAAGCGTATATTGCCAAATTTTTCCATTATGTGCATTGTTTCCAACATCTTCCTGTAAAATTAGGTGACCATAATTATCAATAGTTAGATTGTCCAACATTTTCTGCCCTTCTGTCCCATCCAATAACGCAGTTATACTTCCTCCTGCTTCTGGATTTGAAATATCATAAAAATGCAATTTCCACAAGCGGCTTGGTGAGCTAAAACCGTTGGTAGTGACAAAGTAAAATTCATTTTGATTTTTAGGATCCCAAACTCCATCTTCAGGTCTTAAAAAGGTTGTGACTCCTAAATTGTTACTTTTATTATTTAATGCTGCACCAGTTGAATCTTTAACAATGCCCAAATCAACCAAGGAAAATGAAGTATTGGCAGGAGGAATTCCCGCACTTGTTTCTGCTGTTAATCCTGTTACAGCAATACCGTATAATTTTCCATTGGATAAACCAGCACGTTCGATTTCAGTTCCGGTATTTGTTTTAGTACCAATATAAAAATATACCTGTCCTGGAGTTGAATCATCTAATCCTGCAACAATAGTTTTGTCTTGAGCAAAAGGACAAGCAATCGAATTTTCCCATGAAAATTTTCCAAGATATGGGAGTTCATAAGTAGTTCCTGAATTTAAACCAGTTACTATATGACCAAATGCACGGCCTTCGTTTCCTGATTCTTCTCCATTCATAAAAATTCTTTCTTGTGTGCCTAATCCAGTTGAATTATTGAAAAAAGCAGAAATTTCAGGGAGATCTGCAGAACAAAATCTGCTGAATGATTTTCTAGCACTGGTGTCAGATGGATTGTAGGCAGTATATCTATTTCCTGTCCATAAATTTACTATGTTGATTAAATCATTTCCACTAACAATCGATAGATCATTTTTATTTATGGTCCATTTAGATATAAATGCTCCATTTGCCCCGTGCGAACGAATGGTGCTTGCATTTGCAGGAATTTCATGATTAACTAATAGCGTAAAGGTGCCATTGCCATTATCAAAGGCACCGGTCCCATCTGGAATTCCAGTCATTTTGTAGCCATTTGAAACGGTATCTCCAGCTGTAATGATGGAGGTAAATGAAACTTTAGAAGCCGTTGGAATTAAATAGGGTGTTTGAGATGAGCTTACGCCGGTTTGCCCTTGAGATAGAATTAATTGGGGTGGTTTGTTGTAATTATGAATTTTATTGGAACCAGCCAAACCGTATGTAATTATATGACTTAGATTTGAAGTTGCAATAGGAATTCCATCAGCAAGTGGACAGGTTTGACCAAAATCATTGTCATTGCAAACGGCAATGGTACTATCATTTAGTATTGCAAGACCTTCTGCTTTATCTAGAATTGCAGGCCATCCATTGGCAAGCAAATCCATGAACAAGGTTTTCTTAACTGCTTTAATTCCGTAAGATGCTAATCCTGTGGAATCAACAAGTCCTTCTAAGCTTAATCCTCCATATAACCCAGAATTTACAGGTGTTGCCTGATTTATATTAATTAAGTAAATTCTTTTAATATCTGTGGTACCTCGTAATGCAGCCTCCAATACTAAAAACATACTGTCATTGATAGCTGCCATATCTCCAATTTTCCAATCTCTTAAACGAATCGAATTACCGCTTGATCCAATTACACCATCATTTAAATAGGCAAACATTCGTTGCGTATTTGAAGCTGGATCAATTTCAAGTATGCGATGAACTCTGGAAGCTTCACCTACTGCTTGTGTTGGAAAAAGGATTCCACTTTGAATAATAGCATATATTTTACCGTTGGGGGTTATGGATATACCTTCAAAACCTCTGTTGTTTTTGCGATATTTAAAAACAGTATCAATTTGTACATCGACCGATTGAACACCATCAAGGTTTGCATATGGAGTATATCTTTTTATTAGAACCCCATTTGAATTAAGTTTCCAAATGGTTGCACCACCTTCTTCACACAACCAGAAATTTCCATCCTTGTCCACAACTATTCCTTCAGGGTCAATACCAAAAGTATCTTTCGCAGTGGTTTTTATTAAAAAATTCGCGCAATCCTGAACCGTATCTGTCGATGCAAGCTCTGCAGCAGTGCTTCCCAATCCAGTAGGATTTATGATTCCACTAGCCGGAGTGCCATTCGGACGTTTTACTGTAATGGTTTGCAAAATTTGTATTTCATTATTGTGAATTCTAATCCGATGAATTTTCGGGGCATAGTTTGGAAAACAATACATCTTATCATAAGTAGGTTTGCATCCGTTTGGATTTGCATTTGCGCAATCGATATTTACACCCCTATCAGAACAAACCCAAAATTCTTTATTGTTTGTTTCAGGTATAGGAAATAAACCTGAAAATCCAGCTTCACGGAAATTAACCCCTTGAAAGGTTCCAATTGCATTGGAATTAATATTTTGAAAATCCTGCAACATTGTAAATTGAGAATATCCTTGCAGATGAATCAATGTGAGTAGAATGAGATTTGTTAAAACTTTTGTTAGATTTATTTTCATACATAATATTTTGCCACAAAGCTATCTTTATGAAGTTTTAAAAATCTAACTTCCCTATTATTTGATATTTATTAAATGATTTATAAATAATAAAGTATAAACTAAGTAATTGACAGGAAATTAATAGCTCAAAGTAATGTAATTATTATAACATGATAAAAACATTCAATTAGTAAAGAATATAATGCAGTAATAACTCTTAATTAATTTTAAGTTTGACGAATGTTAAGATATTATTATTAAATCTAGAGCTTTTATAAGAGTGTTAATATTTCTGGATTAAATTAACTCACACATATATATTTTGGATTATTTAAACTCGTTTTCTAAAATAGGGTTAAATTCTGGTTTTATTATTTTTTATGAGGAATAGAATCTTTGCAATTGATAAATATTGCCGATTTTAAATTGTTATTTGAAGAATATGAAACTCTGCTTTCCTTATTGCATAGCAACACTAAAGGATTATTGCACTTAACAGTATATTTGCTCACAATATTATGTCTTTAAAATCTGATAATCCTCAATTACCTGTCATTGCATTGCACAAGCAACTCAATGAAGGATTGATTAAAAATGCCTGGTCATATCATAAGATTTTTTTAAGCCGGTCTAAATTAAAAAATAGCAGGCAAAAGCAATTTGTTTATTTTATTTCACCTTATTGTGAAATACCTCCAGAACTTATTAAACAGATGGGTTGGATCCTGGTCTTCGATCAAAATTATTTACAACAACATACCGAACATAAAGAAGTAATTTTTAATTTTCCATTTGTAATGGGAGATTATTCAGCTGTGAAAATAAAATTGATTCAAAGCAATTATCTTTTATTTAAATCTATTTTCCAGTTCATTCAAACAGAGATAAAGGATGTGCAAAAGCATGCTGACAAATTAATAGTTTCAGGAATTAATATTTTATTTTTAAAAGCATCCCGAATGGCACCCTCTAGGAATATTGAATTTGTAAACCATCACTACACTTCTTTATTAATCACAAGTAGATTTCGGTCCTTATTATTTCAATCTGGTATTCCGATGCAACGGGTTCACGAATATGCAAGCGCTTTGAATCTGACCCCCAATTATCTAAACCTGGTATTAAAATCGGTAACAGGAAAGAATGCTTCTGAACACATTGCAGAAGTTATTATTGTCCAAACAAAATATTACCTGATTCACACTAAATTATCCTTGAAAGAAGTATCCGACAAAATGGGATTTTCAAGTGCAACGTATTTTACGCGCTTCTTTAAAAAGCAAACAGGATTCAAGCCGCTTGAATGGTTTAATTTGCAAATTAGAAAATAGTACATTTTATCGTGATATATTACTAACCCTGAGTTCGGGCGTCTGTTATATTTGTTGATATAATTTAACATTTGATGAAAATTTTCATTGCAATACTGAGTTTATATTGCTCTTGTTTGTTTGGACAATGGGAAGATTTAAAAATTCCAAGGAAAGCTTTGGTAAATGATATTAT from Saprospiraceae bacterium includes:
- a CDS encoding esterase-like activity of phytase family protein; the protein is MKINLTKVLTNLILLTLIHLQGYSQFTMLQDFQNINSNAIGTFQGVNFREAGFSGLFPIPETNNKEFWVCSDRGVNIDCANANPNGCKPTYDKMYCFPNYAPKIHRIRIHNNEIQILQTITVKRPNGTPASGIINPTGLGSTAAELASTDTVQDCANFLIKTTAKDTFGIDPEGIVVDKDGNFWLCEEGGATIWKLNSNGVLIKRYTPYANLDGVQSVDVQIDTVFKYRKNNRGFEGISITPNGKIYAIIQSGILFPTQAVGEASRVHRILEIDPASNTQRMFAYLNDGVIGSSGNSIRLRDWKIGDMAAINDSMFLVLEAALRGTTDIKRIYLININQATPVNSGLYGGLSLEGLVDSTGLASYGIKAVKKTLFMDLLANGWPAILDKAEGLAILNDSTIAVCNDNDFGQTCPLADGIPIATSNLSHIITYGLAGSNKIHNYNKPPQLILSQGQTGVSSSQTPYLIPTASKVSFTSIITAGDTVSNGYKMTGIPDGTGAFDNGNGTFTLLVNHEIPANASTIRSHGANGAFISKWTINKNDLSIVSGNDLINIVNLWTGNRYTAYNPSDTSARKSFSRFCSADLPEISAFFNNSTGLGTQERIFMNGEESGNEGRAFGHIVTGLNSGTTYELPYLGKFSWENSIACPFAQDKTIVAGLDDSTPGQVYFYIGTKTNTGTEIERAGLSNGKLYGIAVTGLTAETSAGIPPANTSFSLVDLGIVKDSTGAALNNKSNNLGVTTFLRPEDGVWDPKNQNEFYFVTTNGFSSPSRLWKLHFYDISNPEAGGSITALLDGTEGQKMLDNLTIDNYGHLILQEDVGNNAHNGKIWQYTLATDQLKQIAQHDSIRFTNGGANFLTQDEESSGIIDVQNILGPGRFLLVDQAHYSIGSSIYEGGQILSMFNPDTYKASLGAGPSSTNTPYLLPSSPGVNFNAILTAGDLVGNGYSMTGIPDGTGVFDNEDETFTLLVNHEIPSGNGAKRAHGANGAFISKWIINKNNLAVTSGSDLVKIVNLWNGTGYTTYNPIDSNSRKSFSRFCSADLPAISAFFNEATGLGVTERIYMNGEETGNEGRAFAHIVTGANEGTSYELPSLGKFSWENSIACPFAQDKTIVVGLDDSTPGQVYIYEGTKTNSGSEVDKAGLTNGKLYGISVSGLLTEISASIPNANTKFNLIDLGNVRDSSGTALNNKSNNLGVTNFLRPEDGVWDPSNPNVFYFVTTNAFNSPSRLWKLEFSNINNPALGGFITAILDGTEGQKMLDNITIDNSGHIFLQEDVGNNVHIGKIWQYTIATDELKEIGHHDPERFIQGKENYLTQDEESSGIIDAQSILGPGKFLLVDQAHYSISGAVYEGGQLLAMFNPDTYNSNPEINVSGNGLDIIDGDINPLSYNNTLFGVTTIGNFIDKSFEIQNTGLGILNINKIQFIGLNASEFTLVSPTAFPMTIPVGGSQSITVRFTPTSGGTHTSIINILNNDIDEGNYNFGLQGDVLTGVNGNDATISMVNLYPNPTNDKTTLSIIATKSEKVSISLVNEQGKIVLGSVLKKLIPGKNEIEIATDTLIPGVYFIHITLGSNSTKLKLNVIH
- a CDS encoding AraC family transcriptional regulator; translation: MSLKSDNPQLPVIALHKQLNEGLIKNAWSYHKIFLSRSKLKNSRQKQFVYFISPYCEIPPELIKQMGWILVFDQNYLQQHTEHKEVIFNFPFVMGDYSAVKIKLIQSNYLLFKSIFQFIQTEIKDVQKHADKLIVSGINILFLKASRMAPSRNIEFVNHHYTSLLITSRFRSLLFQSGIPMQRVHEYASALNLTPNYLNLVLKSVTGKNASEHIAEVIIVQTKYYLIHTKLSLKEVSDKMGFSSATYFTRFFKKQTGFKPLEWFNLQIRK